The SAR324 cluster bacterium genome window below encodes:
- a CDS encoding branched-chain amino acid aminotransferase has product MELNIRTLPDSQRKTPPADISKVAFGTVMTDHMFMMEWDKGKDWHSARIEPYHKLELDPSAMIFHYGPEAFEGLKAYKSANGQHVLFRPKVNFERMNRTAQRMCLPEIDIEFVLSSLKKLLQVESRWIPESPGTSLYIRPTLIGVEEALGLKVPNRFLFFIIMCPVGPYYPEGFNPVKIVVSETYTRAAPGGTGEAKTAGNYAASILAEKEAKARGYTQVLWLDAVERKYVEEVGSMNIFFVIGNDLVTPKLTGTILPGITRQSVLEMGRHWGLNVVEKRISIEEVVQAYHSGQLKEIFGSGTAAVISPVGLLHYKDQDLVINGGKTGPVAQRFFNEITGIQYGQKPDPFSWMVPVA; this is encoded by the coding sequence ATGGAACTGAACATTCGCACCTTGCCTGATTCTCAAAGAAAAACACCTCCCGCGGATATTTCGAAAGTAGCGTTTGGTACCGTGATGACAGATCACATGTTCATGATGGAGTGGGACAAAGGGAAAGACTGGCATTCCGCGAGAATTGAACCGTATCACAAACTCGAACTTGATCCGTCTGCCATGATTTTCCACTATGGCCCCGAAGCGTTTGAGGGGTTGAAAGCTTACAAATCTGCCAATGGACAGCATGTACTGTTTCGTCCGAAGGTCAATTTTGAACGGATGAACCGTACAGCGCAACGCATGTGTCTGCCTGAAATTGATATTGAATTTGTCCTGTCCTCCCTGAAAAAACTGCTTCAGGTTGAATCACGCTGGATCCCTGAATCGCCGGGAACCTCCCTGTACATTCGCCCAACCCTGATTGGCGTAGAAGAAGCTCTTGGCTTGAAAGTGCCAAACCGGTTTTTATTTTTCATCATCATGTGTCCCGTCGGGCCATATTATCCTGAAGGCTTCAATCCTGTCAAAATCGTGGTTTCAGAAACTTATACACGGGCGGCTCCAGGTGGGACCGGTGAAGCTAAAACCGCAGGGAATTACGCGGCAAGCATTCTGGCTGAAAAAGAAGCCAAAGCCCGGGGATATACCCAGGTTTTGTGGTTGGACGCAGTGGAACGGAAATATGTGGAAGAAGTCGGTTCCATGAACATCTTCTTTGTGATAGGCAACGATCTTGTCACACCAAAATTGACTGGAACCATTCTTCCTGGAATCACCCGCCAGTCTGTGTTGGAAATGGGACGTCACTGGGGGCTGAATGTCGTTGAAAAACGAATCAGCATCGAAGAGGTTGTCCAGGCCTATCACAGTGGGCAATTGAAAGAAATTTTCGGTTCCGGAACCGCTGCGGTTATTTCTCCAGTCGGACTGTTGCACTACAAGGATCAGGATCTGGTCATCAATGGAGGAAAAACCGGGCCTGTTGCCCAGCGTTTTTTTAACGAAATCACGGGTATCCAGTATGGGCAGAAGCCTGATCCATTTTCCTGGATGGTCCCGGTTGCCTGA
- a CDS encoding DNA-3-methyladenine glycosylase translates to MGRSLIHFPGWSRLPDHVLPASFFDRDAQKVAQDLLGKVLRHHYQGLWLSCRIIETEAYYLHEKGSHASLGFTEKRKALFMPPGTIYMYFSRGGDSLNFSCRGDGNAVLIKSAFADPLVISSAELRMMRELNPVKGSGRKRPLRKLCSGQTLLCRSLALKVRQWDQHQMHPDRFYLADTGYVPTRVIQTTRMGIPQGRDEHLPYRFIDERYAAYCTKNPLRMQAPPTYTFLTHK, encoded by the coding sequence ATGGGCAGAAGCCTGATCCATTTTCCTGGATGGTCCCGGTTGCCTGATCATGTTCTGCCTGCCTCATTTTTTGACCGGGATGCCCAGAAAGTAGCGCAAGACCTTCTGGGCAAAGTCCTGCGTCACCATTATCAGGGCCTGTGGTTATCCTGCCGTATCATCGAAACAGAAGCCTATTATCTGCATGAAAAAGGCAGTCATGCCTCGTTGGGTTTTACTGAAAAGCGGAAAGCCCTGTTCATGCCTCCCGGAACCATTTATATGTATTTTTCCCGTGGCGGAGATTCCCTCAATTTCAGTTGCCGGGGAGACGGCAACGCTGTTTTGATCAAATCGGCTTTTGCCGACCCTTTGGTGATCTCTTCTGCTGAACTGCGAATGATGCGGGAACTGAATCCGGTGAAAGGATCCGGTCGAAAACGTCCACTACGAAAATTGTGTTCCGGGCAAACCCTGCTTTGCCGTTCTCTCGCACTGAAAGTTCGCCAATGGGATCAACACCAGATGCATCCGGATCGCTTTTATCTGGCGGATACTGGCTATGTTCCAACCCGAGTAATTCAGACAACCCGTATGGGAATCCCCCAAGGACGGGATGAACACCTTCCCTACCGTTTTATTGACGAGCGCTATGCCGCTTATTGCACCAAAAACCCCCTTCGAATGCAAGCCCCTCCGACTTATACATTTTTAACTCACAAATAA
- a CDS encoding ankyrin repeat domain-containing protein, whose product MQSSWFQQIQSGDISAIAQSLKQGQDVNAIDHRGMTALMIAANDGKYPVAEKLIHAGAKIDFQGYLGWNALMLAVFHGHMDIVRLLLSKNANLNLQRLDGRTALILAVCQGHQGFVELLLRQGASTEIADKRFSRTAWEWALHEKKLEIASLFQPTQAPTSGEASVQEQPQAEPVKQKILLVEDSPFQARMLIRMLEHSRYEVLLAERLQDALQLLTDTHFIMILLDLHLPDSSGIDTFYHIKKQARLIPVVVLTGTDDEILGERLIQQGAQHYLVKKNTDESLLLRTIHYAIARQTLQNELEQHRRELENKVEERTAELQKVLAQLQQQHVALEQSNKKTMDSIRYATRIQRSILPDIERIRASLPDCFVIWMPRDIVGGDFFVTHFMGDQFLIAVVDCTGHGVPGAFITMMASTALRRIILYENCESPGEILRKLNVTIKKALHQDHHESMSDDGLDIGICWVKPDQKCLVYAGANLPLFYTDGAGIRSIPGDRESVGYKRSDLSFNFTDNTLSLTSGMKCYMATDGLMDQLGGNKGFPWGKKRFMESLRNGLSLPVDEQKEQVLANFHTYKNTYDQIDDITLVGFDPASFVRRHDGGFA is encoded by the coding sequence ATGCAGAGTTCATGGTTTCAACAGATCCAGTCCGGTGACATTTCAGCAATAGCGCAATCCCTCAAACAGGGACAGGATGTGAATGCGATTGATCACAGAGGGATGACGGCCTTGATGATTGCCGCCAATGACGGGAAATATCCGGTTGCTGAAAAACTCATCCATGCCGGAGCCAAGATTGATTTTCAGGGTTATCTGGGGTGGAATGCCCTGATGCTGGCCGTGTTTCACGGACATATGGATATCGTCAGACTCCTGCTTTCCAAAAACGCAAATCTGAATCTCCAGCGACTGGATGGCCGAACCGCCCTGATCTTGGCGGTCTGTCAGGGACATCAGGGATTTGTGGAACTTCTGCTTCGGCAGGGAGCCTCGACAGAGATTGCCGATAAACGCTTTTCCCGAACCGCATGGGAATGGGCGCTTCATGAAAAAAAGCTGGAAATCGCCTCTTTGTTTCAGCCAACACAGGCCCCCACATCCGGGGAGGCTTCAGTGCAGGAACAGCCGCAGGCCGAACCGGTGAAACAAAAAATCCTGCTGGTGGAAGACAGTCCGTTTCAGGCGCGCATGCTGATCCGTATGCTGGAACATTCACGCTATGAAGTGCTGTTGGCGGAACGTTTGCAGGATGCGCTGCAATTGCTGACAGACACACATTTCATCATGATTCTGCTGGACCTGCATCTGCCGGACAGTTCGGGAATTGATACGTTTTATCACATCAAAAAACAGGCACGGCTGATTCCTGTGGTCGTACTGACAGGTACCGATGATGAAATCCTCGGGGAGCGTTTGATTCAGCAGGGGGCACAGCATTATCTGGTTAAAAAAAATACGGATGAATCCCTGTTGCTCCGAACCATTCATTATGCCATCGCCCGCCAGACACTGCAGAATGAACTGGAACAGCATCGACGGGAACTCGAAAACAAGGTGGAAGAACGCACCGCCGAATTACAAAAAGTGCTGGCACAACTTCAACAACAACATGTCGCGTTGGAACAATCCAACAAAAAAACCATGGACAGCATCCGGTATGCCACACGGATCCAGCGTTCGATTCTGCCCGATATTGAGAGAATTCGAGCCAGTTTGCCGGACTGTTTTGTGATCTGGATGCCAAGGGATATTGTGGGTGGTGATTTTTTTGTGACGCATTTCATGGGGGATCAATTTTTGATCGCGGTCGTGGATTGTACCGGGCATGGTGTACCGGGCGCGTTTATCACCATGATGGCGTCCACGGCCTTGCGCAGGATTATTCTCTATGAAAATTGCGAGTCACCGGGTGAGATTCTGAGAAAACTGAATGTGACCATCAAGAAAGCACTGCATCAGGATCACCATGAATCCATGTCGGATGATGGTCTGGATATTGGTATTTGCTGGGTCAAACCTGATCAAAAATGTCTGGTTTATGCCGGGGCCAACCTGCCCCTGTTTTATACGGATGGGGCTGGAATCCGGTCCATTCCGGGCGATCGGGAAAGTGTGGGCTATAAACGATCCGATTTATCCTTTAACTTTACCGACAATACGCTGTCGTTGACCTCCGGGATGAAATGCTATATGGCAACCGACGGGTTGATGGACCAACTGGGGGGAAACAAGGGATTTCCCTGGGGGAAAAAAAGATTCATGGAGTCACTCCGGAATGGCCTGTCTCTTCCTGTGGACGAACAAAAGGAACAGGTGCTGGCAAATTTTCACACGTATAAAAATACTTATGATCAGATTGATGATATCACTCTTGTGGGATTCGATCCCGCGTCTTTTGTGCGCAGGCATGACGGAGGTTTTGCATGA
- a CDS encoding serine/threonine-protein phosphatase yields MSEDSLFSREERAISKAEAILDSLNCSPEQINAAFCELLTDYKKLYKQMSRLLKINDKNQLVLKDLTDELRRTSNILEKQNHELQADLKIAAEIQKQIFELDQQPSFLQIESLYFPHSHVSGDIYHMVNNLTDRVDIFLGDATGHGVGAALSTIMAYMVLIQHEDEPSLVRVMEQMNHIFVNHLPEDRFLSGVFLRIFNDGRLRISNCGHPDVLIIPASGAAPLMLNPSGPLLGIIPGNLIKFKEKEYCLSLGDLVFLYTDGLTEAFNNTYEQLGLTKVVALLREYRQLPLKEILSKLVTLQIGFTMNRPRDDDMTMIAVRYTGQ; encoded by the coding sequence ATGAGTGAGGATTCCCTGTTTTCACGGGAGGAGCGTGCCATCAGCAAGGCAGAAGCCATTCTGGACAGCCTGAATTGTTCGCCGGAACAGATCAATGCCGCTTTTTGTGAACTGCTTACCGATTACAAAAAATTGTATAAGCAGATGAGCCGACTGTTGAAGATCAATGATAAAAATCAGTTGGTGCTCAAAGACCTGACCGATGAATTACGCCGGACATCCAATATACTGGAAAAACAGAATCACGAATTGCAGGCAGATCTTAAAATTGCCGCAGAAATCCAGAAACAGATTTTTGAACTCGACCAGCAGCCTTCTTTTTTGCAGATTGAAAGCCTCTATTTCCCTCATTCCCATGTTTCGGGAGATATTTACCACATGGTGAACAATCTTACAGATCGGGTGGATATTTTTCTGGGTGATGCCACCGGCCATGGGGTTGGCGCGGCGCTGAGTACCATCATGGCCTACATGGTTCTCATCCAGCATGAGGACGAGCCTTCCTTGGTCCGGGTGATGGAACAAATGAATCATATTTTTGTGAATCATCTTCCTGAAGACCGATTTTTGTCCGGGGTATTTCTTCGTATTTTTAATGATGGTCGATTGCGAATTTCCAATTGCGGGCATCCGGATGTACTGATCATTCCGGCCTCAGGGGCGGCGCCCCTCATGCTGAACCCGTCCGGCCCTTTATTGGGGATTATTCCAGGCAATCTCATCAAATTCAAAGAAAAAGAATATTGTTTGAGCCTGGGCGATCTGGTCTTTTTATATACAGATGGCCTGACAGAAGCGTTCAACAACACCTATGAACAGCTTGGCCTTACAAAGGTGGTGGCCTTACTGAGGGAATATCGGCAATTGCCTCTGAAAGAAATATTATCAAAATTGGTGACTCTGCAGATTGGTTTTACCATGAATCGGCCCCGGGATGATGACATGACCATGATTGCCGTGCGCTATACGGGACAATGA
- a CDS encoding DUF1987 domain-containing protein yields the protein MDRLFIEKTRFTPHIDFALEHPLVMQGESYPENTAEFYAPVMAWLKQALAAEGNLILNMEIIYFNSSSSKVFLDLFDTLEDAAKDGKNITVNWIYDAENDSALEYGEEFKEDLERLTFNLVCK from the coding sequence ATGGATCGTTTGTTCATCGAAAAAACCCGTTTCACACCACACATTGATTTTGCCCTGGAACACCCGCTGGTGATGCAGGGGGAATCCTATCCGGAAAATACCGCTGAATTCTATGCACCTGTCATGGCCTGGCTCAAACAGGCTCTGGCGGCAGAGGGAAACCTCATTCTCAACATGGAAATCATTTATTTCAACAGCAGTTCCTCCAAGGTGTTTCTGGATTTGTTTGATACGCTGGAAGATGCCGCCAAAGACGGAAAAAATATCACTGTGAACTGGATTTATGACGCTGAAAATGACAGTGCTCTGGAATATGGTGAGGAATTCAAGGAAGACCTGGAACGTTTAACCTTCAATCTGGTCTGCAAATGA